A window of Microbacterium sp. Root61 genomic DNA:
CGGTTTCCTTGACCCGGGCTACCGCCGCTTCGTGCAGCGTCGTCTGCGCGAGATCTACGGCTTCGAGGGCACGCCGATCGTCGTCAACATGCGGGTGCGCGAGAAGCGCACGCGCTGATCAGCGCTTCGCTGCTCCCGATGGACGGACCATGGCCGTCTCATCGGGAGCGGCGAACCCGAAGCCCTCGTAGAGGGTGTGGGCGTCCTTCGTGAAGAGCGTCCAGCGGAAGTCCCGCCCGGGGCCCTCGTCGATCATCAGGCTGAGCAGCCGTTTGCCGAGCCCCTGGGCCTGGTGAGCCTCGAGGACGAACACGTCCGCGAGGTAGGCGAACCCGACCCCGTCCGAGGCGGCACGGGCGAACCCGACCTGGGCGCCGGTTGCGGCGTCGTAGGCACCGACCACGCGCCAGGCGCTGTCCAGCTGCGCCTCGATGTCGGCGCGCGAGCGCCAGCGGCCCCAATAGGCGTCGGTCGAAAGCCACTCCCACACGAGATCGCGCTGGATGCGGCTCGGGTCGTCGTCGAGCACATAGTCCATCGCCCCAGTCTGCCGGGACCGGCCGAATCCGGGCCGCGGCCAATCCGGGACACGTGGCCCCTGGCTGCGTCCACGGATGGTGTGGGCCGGGCCGCTGTCTCGCGAGCTCACAAAAGTGGCACGCTCCCGGCGGCTCCAGCGCGCCGTTTCTGCGAGCTCGCGAGACCGGGAACGCCGCCCGCGCGCGAGCTCACGAAAGCTGCGGGCTGGTTTGTGAGCTCGCGAGCCGGGGGTCGGCGCTGGGCGAAGGCGGATATGACAAGGTGGAGAGGTGACGATCGAACCCCCTCGGCCCGGTGAGCCGCGCCGACCACTCGGTCCGCGTGACCCCGGCGATGCCTGGGTCGTGGCCGAGTCGGGTGAGCGGTTCTGGGGCAGATTCGGCGCCGCGGGACTCCTGGCCCTCGACCCCGAGCGCGGCGTGCTGCTGCAGCACCGCGTCTCGTGGAGCCACTTCGGCGACACGTGGGCGCTGCCCGGTGGCGCGCGGCACGAGCACGAGTCCGCGCGCGACGGTGCCCTCCGCGAAGCCGCCGAAGAGGCCGGCGTACCGCCGACGGCGATCGTGTCGCGCTTCTCCAGCGTCCTCGATCTCGACGTCTGGACGTACGCCACGCTGGTCGGCGACGTGGTCACCCCGTTCGAGCCGGTGATCAGCGACCCCGAGAGCCACGCCCTGGCGTGGGTGCCGATCGACGAGATCGACGCGCTGCCGCTGCATCCCGGATTCGCCGCCTCCTGGGTCGGCCTCAGACCCGCGCTCGCGCTGCGACCGGCCGTGGTGGTCGATGTGGCGAACGTGGTGGGGTCGGTGCCCGACGGCTGGTGGAAGGACCGCGCGGGTGCGGCCGAGCGCCTCATCGCGCGGATCGAGACGCTCGCGGAGACGGGGATGGATGCCGCGTCCCTCGACCTTCCTGCCACGACCTGGTTCCCCGAGTTCGTCGCCGTCGTCGAGGGTCAAGCGCGCAGCGCCGCCACGGCGACCGGCACGGTCCGCGTGGTCGCGGCCGAGGCATCCGGCGATGACGAGATCGTCGCGCAGACTGCTGCACTCCTCGCCGCCGGACGCACGGTGACCGTCGTCACCAGCGACCGCGGCCTCTCGGAACGCGTCGCCGCACTCGGCGCGCGCGTCCAGTCGGTCTCGTGGCTGCGCGACCGGCTCTGAGCGGCGCGGCGGCGTCGAAGCTCCGCATCGTGGCCGGTGTCGTGCTCGCGCTCGTGATCGTCGCGGGCCTCGCGGTGCACCGGGTACTGCCCGAGTCGACGTTCGCCGACATCGCGGGTGATGCGCTGTACGTCGCCGCGGTCTACGCCGCCCTCGTGCTGGTCGCGCCCCGACTCCGGTCGTGGATCGTGGGGCTGATCACCCTGGTCTGGTGCATGGGGATCGAGCTGTTCCAGCTGACGGGCATCCCGCAGCAGGTCGGCGCGGTCTTCCCTCCCGCGATGCTCGTGCTGGGCACGGTCTTCGACGGACGCGACCTGGTGGTCTACGCCCTGACGGCCGTTGCGCTCCTGCTGATCGATACGGCGATCCTGCGGCGTACGACGTCCCGGGCCTAGTAGCCGCGCAGCTTGTCGATGTCGCGACGCTCGCGCTTGGTCGGGCGTCCGGTTCCGCGGTCGCGCACCGGCACGGCGGCGACCTCTTCGCGCGGCGGCGGCGGGGGAGTGCGGTCCTCCATGGCGGTGGCGACGACTGCGGCGCCGACGCGCTTGGAGATCG
This region includes:
- a CDS encoding GNAT family N-acetyltransferase, with the protein product MDYVLDDDPSRIQRDLVWEWLSTDAYWGRWRSRADIEAQLDSAWRVVGAYDAATGAQVGFARAASDGVGFAYLADVFVLEAHQAQGLGKRLLSLMIDEGPGRDFRWTLFTKDAHTLYEGFGFAAPDETAMVRPSGAAKR
- a CDS encoding NUDIX domain-containing protein, producing the protein MTIEPPRPGEPRRPLGPRDPGDAWVVAESGERFWGRFGAAGLLALDPERGVLLQHRVSWSHFGDTWALPGGARHEHESARDGALREAAEEAGVPPTAIVSRFSSVLDLDVWTYATLVGDVVTPFEPVISDPESHALAWVPIDEIDALPLHPGFAASWVGLRPALALRPAVVVDVANVVGSVPDGWWKDRAGAAERLIARIETLAETGMDAASLDLPATTWFPEFVAVVEGQARSAATATGTVRVVAAEASGDDEIVAQTAALLAAGRTVTVVTSDRGLSERVAALGARVQSVSWLRDRL
- a CDS encoding DUF2809 domain-containing protein gives rise to the protein MAARPALSGAAASKLRIVAGVVLALVIVAGLAVHRVLPESTFADIAGDALYVAAVYAALVLVAPRLRSWIVGLITLVWCMGIELFQLTGIPQQVGAVFPPAMLVLGTVFDGRDLVVYALTAVALLLIDTAILRRTTSRA